The DNA window CCGCGAGTCGTGCGGACCGGGCGCGGCTTCCGGGTGGTATTGCACACAGAACAATGGATGGCCGCGGTGGAGGAAACCTTCGAGCGTCCGGTCGTTGAGGTTGATGTGAGTGATCTCGATCTGGTTGGGGTCGAGCGAATCCGGATCGATCGCGAAGCCGTGGTTCTGCGAGGTGATCTCCACTTTGTTGCGCGGATAGTGCAGCACCGGATGGTTGGCGCCACGATGGCCAAACTTCAGCTTGAAGCTCTTCCCGCCGAGCGCGAGGCCCAACACCTGATGCCCCAGGCAGATGCCGAACATCGGTCTCTTGCCTACCAGCTTCCGTACTTCCACAGCTTGCGCTTCGAGCGGCTCGGGATCACCGGGACCGTTCGAAAGAAAGATGCCATCGGGATTCAAGCTGAGCACGTCCTCGGCTGAAGTGCTCGCGGGAACAACGGTGGACCGGCAACCCACCTGCCGCAGCCGCCGCAGGATGTTGTGCTTGATTCCGAAATCGTAAGCCACCACGTGGAATCGGATCGGCGGCGCTTCCCCGACGTCCTCGGACGGCGAGCAGCTCTCCACCGGCTGCTCCCACTCGTAGCGCTCGGCGGTGGTGACCCGCGTCGCCAGATCGAGTCCCTGCATCGAGGGAACCGAGCGTGCCTTCTCCACCAGCGCCCGAGGGTCGCCGCCGTCGCTCGACAGCACGCCGCGCATCACCCCCTGGCTGCGGAGCCGGCGCACCAGCGCGCGAGTGTCGATGTCGCTGCCGACAGGAATGCCGCTGGTTGCGAGGAATTCGTCGGCCTTCTCTTCCGAGCGCCAGTTGCTGGCCACCGGCGAGAAGTCCCGTACGATCAAACCTTCGATGAAGGGCCGCACGGACTCCTTGTCAGCGACGTTGGCGCCATAGTTGCCGATTTGCGGGTTGGTCAGGACGACGATCTGGCCGCAGTAGGAAGGATCGGTGAATATCTCCTGATAGCCGGTGATCGAGGTGTTGAAGACAACTTCACCAGCGCATTCTCCGCGCGCACCAAAGCCTCGGCCCTCGAAGACGGTCCCATCTTCCAGGGCGAGTAATGCTGTATTCAATCTGCTGCTCCTGTTTGGGAAGGTGTAAACCCTATTGTAGAAGAAGCCCCCTCACCTGGGCTACCGCCGCTGCCGGGCTGGTGAGGATGCGGGCGCGGTGCTCGGGCGGGACCGCCTGAAGCGCGCGGGCCATCGATGCCTGGGCGAACAGCACGAGGTCGACGATGGGGAGGACTTCGACGGCGGCGGTGGCGACAATCCGGTCGTGCGCCGCGAGGTCACCCTCGAGGTGAGCGTCGAGCGCGTCCATCCGCACCACTTCCTC is part of the bacterium genome and encodes:
- the carA gene encoding glutamine-hydrolyzing carbamoyl-phosphate synthase small subunit; the protein is MNTALLALEDGTVFEGRGFGARGECAGEVVFNTSITGYQEIFTDPSYCGQIVVLTNPQIGNYGANVADKESVRPFIEGLIVRDFSPVASNWRSEEKADEFLATSGIPVGSDIDTRALVRRLRSQGVMRGVLSSDGGDPRALVEKARSVPSMQGLDLATRVTTAERYEWEQPVESCSPSEDVGEAPPIRFHVVAYDFGIKHNILRRLRQVGCRSTVVPASTSAEDVLSLNPDGIFLSNGPGDPEPLEAQAVEVRKLVGKRPMFGICLGHQVLGLALGGKSFKLKFGHRGANHPVLHYPRNKVEITSQNHGFAIDPDSLDPNQIEITHINLNDRTLEGFLHRGHPLFCVQYHPEAAPGPHDSR